A genomic region of Raphanus sativus cultivar WK10039 chromosome 6, ASM80110v3, whole genome shotgun sequence contains the following coding sequences:
- the LOC108829071 gene encoding GATA transcription factor 29-like has protein sequence MENELDLTLRLGLSSPTVETHLSLSTLAIDQGNNVDGNRRDNNNDSEIFWKNNESTNDHEGVRKNVDVNIQYYNLVFNHFAGIGETLNFAPFPTQPSPAPATETPMGSEHVLIDVPAKRAQRNSLAFKDAVDANATLVRRWGCSGACLAGRINEMRKCTNKNCNAINTPMWRKGPLGPKSLCNACGIKFRKEKERRGNGTE, from the exons ATGGAGAACGAATTGGATTTAACACTGAGGTTGGGTCTGTCAAGTCCTACTGTTGAGACACATCTGAGCTTAAGCACTCTCGCCATTGATCAG GGGAACAACGTCGACGGTAACCGCCGAGACAACAACAACGACAGCGagattttttggaaaaacaATGAGTCGACCAACGACCACGAAGGTGTGAGAAAGAACGTCGACGTCAATATCCAATACTACAACTTAGTCTTCAACCACTTCGCCGGCATCGGCGAGACCTTGAACTTTGCTCCTTTCCCAACGCAGCCGTCTCCGGCTCCGGCGACGGAGACTCCTATGGGAAGTGAACATGTGCTCATTGATGTCCCTGCTAAGAGAGCACAACGTAACTCTTTAGCGTTTAAAGACGCTGTGGACGCAAACGCAACTTTAGTGCGTCGTTGGGGCTGCAGCGGCGCCTGTTTAGCAGGAAGGATTAACGAGATGAGAAAGTGTACGAACAAGAACTGCAACGCAATTAACACTCCTATGTGGCGAAAGGGTCCTCTTGGTCCCAAG AGTTTATGCAATGCTTGTGGGATAAAGTTCAGgaaggagaaagagaggagAGGCAATGGAACTGAGTGA
- the LOC108829084 gene encoding polycomb group protein FERTILIZATION-INDEPENDENT ENDOSPERM produces MSKVTLGNESLVGSLTPSNKKSYKVTNRIQEGKKPLYAVVFNFLDSRFFSVFVTAGGNKITLYNCLEDGAISALQSYADEDKEESFYTVSWACGVLGNPFVAAGGVKGIVRVIDVNNEKIHKSLLGHGDSVNEIRTQPLKPQLVITASKDESVRLWNVETGICILIFAGAGGHRYEVLSVDFHPTEIFRFASCGMDTTIKIWSMKEFWTYVEKSYTWTDDPTKFPTKYVQFPVFTASVHTNYVDCNRWVGDFILSKSVDNEILLWEPQLKENSPGEGTSDVLQRYPVPMSDIWFIKFSCDFQFSSLAIGNQEGKIYVWDLKSCPPVLITKLSHNQSKCVIRQTAMSVDGNTILAACEDGTIWRWDVITK; encoded by the exons ATGTCGAAGGTAACCTTAGGGAACGAATCGCTTGTTGGGTCATTGACTCCATCGAACAAGAAGTCGTACAAAGTGACCAATAGGATTCAAGAAGGGAAGAAGCCTCTGTACGCTGTTGTCTTCAACTTCCTTGATTCTCGTTTCTTCAGTGTCTTCGTCACCGCTGGTGGAAATAAG ATTACGCTGTACAATTGTCTTGAAGATGGTGCCATATCTGCATTGCAATCCTATGCTGATGAAGAT AAGGAGGAGTCGTTTTACACTGTTAGCTGGGCTTGCGGCGTTTTGGGGAACCCATTTGTTGCGGCTGGTGGAGTGAAAGGCATAGTCCGAGTCATTGACGTCAACAATGAAAAGATTCACAAG AGCCTTTTGGGCCATGGGGATTCAGTGAACGAAATCAGGACACAACCTCTGAAACCTCAGCTTGTGATTACTGCAAGCAAG GATGAATCTGTTAGGCTGTGGAACGTTGAAACTGGGATATGTATTCTGATATTTGCTGGAGCTGGAGGTCACCGATACGAAGTTCTAAGTGTG GATTTTCATCCCACTGAGATTTTCCGTTTTGCTAGCTGTGGTATGGACACCACTATTAAGATATGGTCAATGAAAG AGTTTTGGACTTATGTTGAGAAGTCATACACATGGACTGATGACCCAACAAAGTTCCCAACAAAGTATGTACAATTCCCT GTATTTACTGCTTCAGTTCATACAAACTATGTAGATTGTAACCGTTGGGTTGGTGATTTTATCCTTTCAAAG AGTGTGGACAACGAGATCTTATTGTGGGAACCACAACTGAAAGAGAACTCTCCTGGAGAG GGTACTTCAGATGTTCTACAAAGATACCCGGTTCCAATGTCTGATATCTGGTTTATCAAGTTTTCTTGCGACTTCCAATTCAGTTCTCTTGCAATAG GGAACCAGGAAGGAAAGATTTATGTCTGGGATTTGAAAAGTTGCCCTCCTGTTTTGATTACAAA GTTATCACACAATCAATCCAAATGTGTGATCAGGCAAACCGCTATGTCCGTTGATGGAAA CACAATTCTTGCTGCCTGCGAGGACGGGACCATATGGCGTTGGGACGTGATTACCAAGTAG